The DNA segment cccccccccccccagcacacctGAGCCCCCACCTGCGCCCACTGACCCTATTTAAACCCaacccagccccttccccttctcccgGCCGGATCCTGCCCCAATTCATCCCTTTGGGGGGGACCCCCAGGGTGGTACCCGGctctgccccccctccccacacgCGGGGTCTTTGGGTGGGGGGAATGAGCCCTGGGGGGACCCCGGGGTGTCGGGGGTAGGGAGCCGGCAGGCGGGTTTgcggcacggggggggggcccacGTGGGTCACGGTGACAACGGGACGGATCCGGGCTGTGATGTCGGTGACGGCGGAGAAGGTGCTGATGGAGGAGCAGAGTCGGAGACAATCCCGGCCCCGggtcccccgtgtcccccacCACCCCAGTCCTCTCCTGCGTCCCCGGGACCCCCGAGCACCCCCCccggtcccctcctgcctccctgggaCCCCCGAGCATCCCCCccggtcccctcctgcctccctgggaCCCCAAAATATCCCCagtttcccccctccctgcacccccaggTCCCCTCCTCTGCatccccagagccccccccaaCCCTAGTCCCCGGGACCCCAGAGCGTCCCCAGGACCCCAGAGGGTCCCCAGAGCCCCTTCTGCATTCCTGGGTCCCCAAAGCGTCCCCAGTTtcccccccctgcacccccagaccccCAGTCCTCTCCCTTGGTCCCTTCCCAGGACCCCAGAGCATCCCCCGGTCCCCTCCTGGGACCCCCAAACATCCCCCTGATCCCCTCCCAGGTCCCTGGGACCCCTGAGCATCCCCGGAGCCCCTTCTGCATTCCTGCGTCCCCAGAATGTCCCCAGTTttccccccctgcacccccaggcCCCCTCCTCTGCATCCCCAGACCCCCATCCCCCATACTCCTCTCCCTCAGTCCCCCCCCAGGTCTCTGAGACCCCAGAGCGTCCCCCAAAACGCCGGTTCTCCGGCCGTGGGTTCCACCGGACCCTGGGATCTCTGAgacccccccccgggcagcACCAGACGTGTCCCACGAGCACCGTgcaccccaggaccccccctGCCCAGGACCGTGACCCCCCCGCTCTCACCCTGCCCAGGGACAGCGCAGCCCCGAGGGGGCACCGAGCCCCTGCCGTGGGCAGACAGCCCCCCCAGACCCATTTGGGGCCCCCCCAGACCCATTCAGAGCCACGCAAGCCGCCGTTCCCACCAAGAGATTTTATCCGGATGCGGCAGCGGCAGCCGCCCCCTcttaaaaaaagaccaaagtagtaaaaaaaaaccacaaaaaaagtataaaaatatacatatggAAAGGATAAAACCGTCTGCGGGGGGGAAACGGGGGCTGCCAGGGCGCTCGGCCCCTCCGTTGCCccccggggatgggggggtgggttgcgggggggggtccccgtcAGTCCAGGGTGATGCCGACGGTGGCCAAAGCCTCGACCACCCAGGCGGGGACCCGCTCCCGCGCCCCGTACATGGTGCTCAGGAACTCCCGGACGAATTCGGGGAAGCGCTGGGCCAGGATGCTCTCCCGGATGGAGCCCATCAGGTTCAGCTgtggggaaggtgggggggggggttaaagGGGAGTCTGGGCCCCCCCTCCCGGTGCTGCCACggcccccccgggacccccagccccacctggTAGGCGATGTTGTGGATGGTGAGGTGGTGCAGGGCGGCCGTCTCGCTGCGGATCAGGGCGTGCAGGTACGCGCGGCTGTGCCTGGATGGGGGGCgcagagatgggggggggggtcagatCCCCATCTTGACCCACCCCCCCAgggtttctcccccccccccccagcttcccacccacccaccgCTGGCACGTGGGGCAGTCGCAGTTCTCGTCGATGGGACGGAAATCTTTGGCGAAttgtttgttcttcagctgCAGCGAACCCCAGGGGACCAGCGCCGAGCCGAAAcgctgcggggaggggaggggggtcAGGGCtagaggcccccccccccaccccgggggggtcgtgtatgtgtgtgtgtgtgtgtgtgtgtcccagccccccccccccggagcctCTTACTGCCGTCCGGGTGGGGAAGACGCAGTCGAACATGTCGCAGCCCAGAGCGACGCAGACCACCAGGTCGGTGGCGTAGctgcggaggggagcgggggctgagctggggggggggggctgagccccacaccccccccccccgctccaggACCTACCCCACACCCATCAGGTATCGGGGCTTGTCCCGCGGCAGGCGGTCGGTGCTGAGCTTCACCATCTTCCAGAAGCGGTCCTTCTCCTCGCCCCCGCTCAGGCCCCCGATGGCGAAGCCGGGGACGTCGCGACGGGTCATctctgggggggggacacaggggacgggggctgcGAGCACCCCACGGACCCCCCCcgacccccacccccccagggACCTGGCGGCGGGGGGCAGGAGGTGGATGGGGAGCAAGAAGAAGATGGGAAATGGGGGGAATGtagggagcaggaggaagatgaggagtGGGAGGAAGATGGGGAGTGGGAGGATGAGGGGGAGCAAGAAGGTGAGGAgtgggaggaggatgaggagtgGGAGGAAGATGGGGAGTGGGAGGATGAGGGGGGAGCAAGAAGGTGAGGAgtgggaggaggatgaggagtgggaggaagatggggagtgggaggaagaTGGGGAATGGGAGGATGACGGGGAGCAAGAAGGTGAGGAgtgggaggaggatgaggagtgGGAGGAAGATGGGGAGTGGGAGGATGAgggggagcgggaggaggaTGAGGGAGCAGGTGGaaagtggggagggggaggaagatAGGGAATGGGAAGCTGATGGGGACCTGGGGGAGGATGAGGAGTGGGAGGaagatggggaatggggggaCCAGATGAGGAGTGGGAAGAAGGTGGGAAGCCAGAGGAGGACGAAGAGCAGATGGGGAATGGGAAGAAggtgggaagagggaggaagatgaggagcaGGTGGAGGACGGGGAATGggaagaggatgaggaggaaggcagggagggggaggaagatAGGGGGCGGGAGGACGAtgaggagcaggagaaagatggggaatgggggcaGACAGAGTGGGAAGAGGATGAGGAgtgggaggaagatgaggagcaGGTGGAGAACGGGAAGACGAtggggagtgggaggaaggcagggagggggaagaggatgaggatgaggagcgggaggaaggcagggagggggaacaCGGCCGTGCTACCTTCCAGGCACTTGGTGCGCAGGGCCGGATCCAGCCCCCCCTGGATGATGGCGAAGAGCTTCTGCTGCTCGGGGCGGCGGTTGGCGGCGATGCAGCGGTCGAGCCAGCGGAcggacctgggggggggggacgggggggtcAGGTGTGGGGGTCCGGGGGGGATccgggggggtctgggggggtcCCGGACCTGTGCATGGCCTCCTCGACCCGCGGCCCCGTCGTGGTGCTGCTCACCACGTCGTCCAGCTGCATCATGATGTCGGCGCCTGGGGGGGGTGAGGAAGGGTGGGGGGATGTCCCaggacatccccccccccggatTTTGGGgttcagcccccccccccccgtggaCTCACCCAGGGCGTTCTGGATCTCGATGGACTTCTCGGGGCTGAGCAGGATCTCCTCCCCGCCGTAGGGGGAGCGGAAGCGGACCCCCTCCTCCGTCACCTCCGACAGCTCCACCAGCGAGACCATCTGGAAGCCCCCGCTGTcctggggggggcacaggggaggtgttggggggggggaccccaataatggggggctgagggggggggtGATGCCCCAcgtccctggggcagggggggctggTGGATCGGGAGtcccggggctgcagggtggggatcaggggagctgggggtccctgggtgggggtcctgggggttCCCCCCCTTCTCAAGTGGGGTCCTGggggtgtgtccccccccaggtGGGGTCCTGGGGGTGTCTCCCCCCCCTCAAGTGGGGTCCTGGGGGTGTCATTGCCTCCAggtgggggtcctggggggtgtcccccccacAGGTGGGGTCCTGGGGGTGTCTCCCCCCCCCTCAAGTGGGGTCCTGGGGGTGTCATTGCCTCCAggtgggggtcctgggggtgtGTCCCCCCCACAGGTGGGGTCCTGGGGGTGTCTCCCCCCCCTCAAGTGGGGTCCTGGGGGTGTCATTGCCTCCAggtgggggtcctgggggtgcGTCCCCCCCACAGGTGGGGTCCTGGGGGTCTCTCCCCCCCCTGAAGTGGGGTCCTGGGGGTGTGCGTCCCCCAGGTGGGGGTCCTGggtgtctccccccccccccaggtagGGGTCCCGGCCCCCCCCTCACCGTCAGCAGGTTGTGGGGCCAGTCCATGAAGCCGTGGAGACCACCGGCACGCTGCACCAGCTCCGGGCCCTGCGGTGGAGGGGGGGGTGTCAGAtcggggggggggtcgggggggggggctcagcccaggACCATGGGGACCCCAGGGGGCGGAGCTAGCGCGCACGGGGGCGGGGCCATGCGGGAGGCGGAGCCTTGCAgggggcggggccagcccgAGTCCGCTCTCCCATGGGCACAGGTGGTCCgagccccccccggggggggctATCCCAAGGGGCGTGGCGTGGACACCGCAGGGGGCGTGGCCTTCCTCAGGGCTCCCTCCGGGACTTTTAAGGGCAAAAGGAGGCGTGGCCCACCCGGGAGCGGGGTCTACGGGGGCGTGGTCGTCGAGGAGGGGGCGTGGTCGTCGAGGAGGGGCGGGGCCCTCCGGTGCCCGATGCTCGCCGGTGGCTgcgggcggcccggccccggtAGCCCCTCCGGTTCGGCCCTCCcggttcccccctcccctccctcccggcccccgccgcggcggcgctCACCGGCCGCGTGCCCAGGTGGTAGGTGTTGCCGAGGCAGATGCGGCAGCCGAGGGCGGCGAGCTGGGCGGCCGTGACGCCTTTGGCTGTACCGCGGGTACCCACGGGCATGAAAACGGGGCAGGGAACGGGGCCGTGTGGCAGCCGCAGCTCGCCGACCCGCGCCCGGCTCCGCCCGCACTCCGCCGTTATCCGCAGCAGcggcgccgggcccggccccacCGCCCTGGGCGCCGCCATCTTCCCGCTCTCCCACGTGACCCGCGCTTCCGGCCGCCGCCGCGTCCCGACGGAAGTAGCCGTAACCGGGGGCAACGCGGCCGCCATGTTGGGGCTTCGGCCTCCGCGCTGGGCCTCGGCGGggacgcggggggggggggggaatccctCCTCCGGCCCCCGTGTCCCCCGGGGAGAGccccctcctttcctcctccccgTGATCCCCGGGAGAGCCCTCTCTCCTCCCCGCTGCGGCGAgccccagcctctgctctccTGTCCCTTGGGAGGGTCCCCTCCCCTGGTCCCTATGTCCCCCAGGGAGagccccctcctctgcctccctcgTCCCGGGGAGAGCCCCCTCCCCTGGTCCCTAAGCCCCCCAGGGGAAGCCCCCCCCTCTGTCCCCTTGTCCTCGGGCAGAGCCCCCTCCCCTGGTCCCTAAGCCCCCCCAGGGGAAGCCCCCTCCTCCgcctccctgcctcagtttcccctcacACAACAGCTCCGTCTGTCCCCTCGGGATCCTCCGTGTCAGCTGCACCCAGGATTTCAGCCCGGGGTGCCTCCTCGTCGGGACCATCAAAGCCCCGAGCAGGTCTGAGCATGGGGAGACCCCCACTCCCTTCATCCCTTAGCACCCCATTTTCCCCCTGGGGCAGGTCCTGGGCGGTGTTAAGGCTCAGCGGGGTCCAGGCAC comes from the Aquila chrysaetos chrysaetos unplaced genomic scaffold, bAquChr1.4, whole genome shotgun sequence genome and includes:
- the LOC115338391 gene encoding queuine tRNA-ribosyltransferase catalytic subunit 1-like codes for the protein MAAPRAVGPGPAPLLRITAECGRSRARVGELRLPHGPVPCPVFMPVGTRGTAKGVTAAQLAALGCRICLGNTYHLGTRPGPELVQRAGGLHGFMDWPHNLLTDSGGFQMVSLVELSEVTEEGVRFRSPYGGEEILLSPEKSIEIQNALGADIMMQLDDVVSSTTTGPRVEEAMHRSVRWLDRCIAANRRPEQQKLFAIIQGGLDPALRTKCLEEMTRRDVPGFAIGGLSGGEEKDRFWKMVKLSTDRLPRDKPRYLMGVGYATDLVVCVALGCDMFDCVFPTRTARFGSALVPWGSLQLKNKQFAKDFRPIDENCDCPTCQRHSRAYLHALIRSETAALHHLTIHNIAYQLNLMGSIRESILAQRFPEFVREFLSTMYGARERVPAWVVEALATVGITLD